A region from the Riemerella anatipestifer genome encodes:
- a CDS encoding DUF6452 family protein, translated as MKLFKLVFILGMVLSLASCGSDDDICESGLSSPRMKLKFKDSSNKLYQPDTLIIGVKLTGEENIKTVVSALKPDSVLVPLRVDDTNFTDLYISTSTKGTPSKVRVLYTPVSEYVSPACGMRRLYNDLSAVLENATPVKNIELNEKNVHDENKTHLYLIF; from the coding sequence ATGAAATTATTCAAACTTGTTTTTATTTTAGGAATGGTACTTTCTCTCGCCTCTTGTGGAAGCGATGACGATATTTGTGAAAGTGGACTAAGCTCTCCTAGAATGAAACTTAAATTTAAAGACAGCTCTAACAAACTCTACCAACCAGATACCCTTATTATTGGGGTAAAACTGACAGGGGAGGAGAACATTAAAACGGTGGTTTCTGCTCTAAAACCAGATTCGGTACTCGTGCCATTGAGAGTAGATGACACCAATTTTACAGACCTCTACATTAGTACCAGTACCAAAGGAACGCCCTCTAAAGTAAGGGTGCTTTACACACCAGTTTCAGAATATGTTTCTCCTGCTTGTGGTATGCGAAGGCTCTACAACGACCTTTCGGCTGTTTTGGAAAATGCCACCCCTGTTAAAAATATAGAACTCAACGAAAAGAATGTCCACGATGAAAATAAAACCCATCTTTATCTTATTTTTTAG
- a CDS encoding HU family DNA-binding protein, which yields MSIKYKVIERVQPGVAGGGDKKWYASVTTDGEVGIDDLTKQIEKFSALSEADIKAVIIALENVIQNALADSKIVRLEKLGTLYPTLSSGGAATEKDFNQSLIKSVGVNYRPGKRILDSMKAAGFEKKK from the coding sequence ATGTCAATCAAGTACAAAGTTATTGAAAGAGTTCAACCAGGAGTTGCTGGTGGAGGTGATAAAAAATGGTATGCCAGTGTTACTACCGACGGAGAGGTAGGTATAGACGACCTTACCAAGCAAATCGAGAAATTTTCTGCTCTAAGTGAGGCAGATATTAAGGCGGTCATCATCGCTTTAGAGAATGTGATACAAAATGCTTTGGCAGATAGCAAAATCGTTCGTTTGGAGAAATTGGGAACGCTTTATCCTACTCTAAGCAGTGGTGGTGCGGCAACAGAGAAAGATTTTAATCAAAGTCTTATTAAATCGGTAGGTGTAAACTACCGCCCTGGTAAACGCATTTTAGACAGTATGAAGGCAGCGGGTTTTGAGAAGAAGAAATAA
- a CDS encoding DUF6934 family protein yields MQNNNHYKTELTLNEERLQYLFVSTGTRSIIKAIEYSPITIIGKQTVYNLGFGDYDEATKNIIDDSNSNNGDMYTVFNTVLQTVPMFFKTKPDCVLYVCGSDSTDDFTKKCKPNCKKKCVDSCKLENRRIKIYRYFVDKHFIQLSKEYIFFGKNRKEGNSFVQYIPGKEYHDILVYKKK; encoded by the coding sequence TTGCAAAATAATAACCACTACAAAACAGAATTAACTTTAAACGAAGAAAGACTACAATATTTATTCGTGAGTACAGGTACTAGAAGTATAATCAAAGCGATTGAATATTCCCCAATAACCATTATAGGAAAACAAACAGTTTATAATTTAGGTTTTGGTGATTATGACGAAGCAACCAAAAATATTATTGATGATTCTAACAGTAATAATGGTGATATGTATACAGTATTTAATACTGTACTTCAAACTGTTCCAATGTTTTTTAAAACAAAACCAGATTGCGTTCTTTATGTCTGTGGAAGTGATTCAACAGATGACTTTACAAAAAAATGTAAACCTAATTGTAAAAAGAAATGTGTCGACTCTTGTAAATTAGAGAACCGAAGGATCAAAATATATCGTTATTTTGTTGATAAACACTTTATTCAATTAAGTAAAGAATATATTTTTTTTGGAAAAAATCGCAAAGAAGGAAATTCTTTTGTCCAATATATTCCAGGTAAAGAATATCACGATATTTTGGTTTACAAGAAAAAATAA
- the asd gene encoding aspartate-semialdehyde dehydrogenase produces the protein MKIAVVGATGMVGQVMLKVLEERDFPVTELIPVASEKSVGKKIKFKGAEYPIVSMEDAVAKQPAIAIFSAGGGTSLEWAPKFAEVGSFVVDNSSAWRMDPTKKLVVPEINAEVLTKDDKIIANPNCSTIQLVMVLNPLHKKYKIKRVVVSTYQSVTGTGKAAVDQLNDEIRTSVEGGEASVPKVYPYEIFKNALPHCDVFSDEGYTKEELKLMREPKKIMGDDSFNLTATAVRVPVQGGHSESVNIEFENDFDLDEVKQILANTSGVTLQDDLSQNLYPMARYSEGKDDVFVGRLRRDSSQPNTLNCWIVADNLRKGAATNAVQIAEYLVKHQLV, from the coding sequence ATGAAAATAGCAGTAGTAGGTGCTACAGGTATGGTGGGACAAGTGATGCTTAAAGTGTTGGAAGAAAGAGATTTTCCTGTAACGGAGCTTATTCCCGTAGCGTCTGAAAAATCAGTTGGAAAAAAGATAAAATTTAAAGGAGCAGAATATCCTATTGTGTCTATGGAAGATGCCGTAGCAAAGCAACCTGCCATTGCGATATTTTCCGCAGGTGGTGGTACTTCTTTGGAGTGGGCTCCTAAGTTTGCAGAAGTGGGTTCTTTTGTGGTGGATAACTCTTCAGCGTGGCGAATGGACCCTACTAAAAAATTGGTAGTTCCAGAAATAAATGCAGAGGTTTTAACCAAAGACGATAAGATTATTGCTAATCCAAACTGTTCTACAATTCAGTTGGTAATGGTGCTTAATCCGTTGCATAAAAAGTACAAAATAAAGAGAGTGGTGGTATCCACCTATCAGTCGGTTACAGGGACAGGTAAGGCGGCGGTTGACCAGCTTAATGATGAAATTAGAACTTCCGTAGAAGGTGGGGAAGCATCAGTTCCGAAGGTTTACCCTTATGAAATATTCAAAAATGCTTTGCCACATTGCGATGTGTTTTCTGATGAAGGCTACACCAAAGAAGAGCTTAAACTAATGCGTGAGCCTAAGAAAATTATGGGAGATGATAGCTTTAACCTCACGGCTACAGCGGTAAGAGTGCCTGTGCAAGGTGGACATTCTGAAAGCGTAAACATAGAGTTTGAAAACGATTTTGATTTAGATGAGGTAAAACAAATACTAGCCAACACTAGCGGCGTAACGCTTCAGGACGATTTGAGCCAAAATCTGTATCCTATGGCAAGATACTCCGAAGGTAAAGATGATGTTTTTGTGGGTAGATTAAGAAGAGATAGCTCTCAACCTAACACGCTTAACTGTTGGATTGTAGCAGATAACCTAAGAAAAGGAGCGGCTACCAACGCGGTACAAATTGCAGAATATTTGGTAAAACATCAGTTGGTTTAG
- a CDS encoding DUF6909 family protein: MVKSRARETTEAIERLFVSMRHLFYRGFFKPGGVSGESLRDLLMVIQPEIYGSMSSPKKVELDGLLYVLDRLPEGIEECAFIHLTSDEGFHKASFQPIVPKKRRRNCYRIDAHQMNIEVLLGRSEIYDILTHLTFFYIEADKIRNIGFDLEKGGTPRRIWKAIEEVAKGEKKFTRKEKEVALIQLSAFLGRTFEETLDAYEKFGDEKNPDRLFKIIYNMGEVSLADWRQERAREIFFSAILQERVGHHFFGEKWANKVKEVLVNNNLHKRPLHIISANMHSVKNMLYANDALNIKNKGSVDYSLYESISNDANLRKKVSDYALSKGLIYIDDQSGSNIDVQIIDLKKFSSENTPFQGKAIGKEDVILVFDYAFGEQAFEVMDELLKPFKVGDEMCFMPVRSISIMGKAGILEGKKGDIMIPTSHIFEGTADNYPFENALSLSDFQDDELKAFQGSMITVLGTSLQNKDILSFFMTTSWKAIGLEMEGAHYQKAIQVASKIRNHISPDLFVCYAYYASDNPLETGSTLSSGGLGLTGVKPTYLITLRILEKILN, translated from the coding sequence ATGGTAAAGTCTAGAGCAAGAGAAACAACGGAGGCTATTGAGAGGTTGTTTGTGAGTATGAGACACTTATTTTACAGAGGTTTTTTCAAGCCAGGAGGCGTGTCAGGAGAAAGCCTTAGAGATTTGTTGATGGTTATACAGCCCGAAATTTACGGTTCTATGTCTTCGCCTAAAAAGGTGGAGCTAGATGGGTTACTCTATGTGCTAGACCGTTTACCAGAAGGTATAGAAGAATGTGCTTTTATACATTTAACTTCAGATGAGGGCTTTCACAAAGCAAGTTTTCAGCCTATCGTTCCTAAAAAGAGAAGGCGAAACTGCTATAGGATAGATGCTCATCAAATGAATATTGAGGTACTTCTAGGAAGGTCGGAAATTTACGATATACTCACCCACTTAACTTTCTTCTACATAGAGGCAGATAAAATAAGAAACATCGGCTTTGATTTAGAAAAAGGAGGTACACCTCGCCGTATTTGGAAGGCAATAGAAGAGGTAGCCAAAGGCGAAAAGAAATTTACACGAAAAGAAAAAGAAGTCGCTTTGATACAGCTTTCTGCCTTTTTGGGAAGAACCTTTGAGGAAACTTTAGATGCCTACGAAAAGTTTGGTGATGAGAAAAATCCAGACCGATTATTCAAAATCATCTATAACATGGGTGAGGTAAGTTTAGCAGATTGGCGACAAGAACGAGCGAGAGAAATCTTCTTTAGTGCGATACTTCAGGAGCGTGTGGGGCATCATTTCTTTGGCGAAAAATGGGCGAACAAGGTTAAGGAAGTTTTGGTAAATAACAACTTACACAAAAGACCTTTGCATATCATCAGTGCCAATATGCACAGTGTTAAAAATATGCTTTACGCCAATGATGCTCTTAATATCAAGAATAAAGGTAGTGTAGATTATTCTCTATACGAAAGCATTAGCAACGATGCCAATCTAAGAAAAAAAGTTTCGGACTATGCCTTATCAAAAGGGCTTATCTATATAGACGACCAAAGTGGAAGTAATATAGATGTTCAAATTATAGATTTAAAGAAATTTTCTTCGGAGAATACGCCTTTTCAAGGAAAAGCTATCGGTAAAGAAGATGTGATTTTGGTGTTTGATTATGCCTTTGGCGAACAAGCCTTTGAAGTTATGGACGAACTTTTAAAACCTTTTAAAGTAGGAGACGAAATGTGTTTTATGCCAGTTCGTTCCATTTCTATTATGGGTAAAGCAGGGATTTTGGAAGGCAAAAAAGGGGATATTATGATACCTACCTCTCATATTTTTGAAGGAACAGCAGATAATTACCCTTTTGAAAACGCATTAAGCCTCTCCGATTTTCAAGATGATGAACTAAAGGCATTTCAAGGGTCTATGATTACGGTATTAGGGACTTCGCTGCAAAATAAGGATATTCTTTCATTCTTTATGACTACCTCTTGGAAAGCCATAGGTCTTGAGATGGAAGGAGCTCATTATCAAAAAGCTATACAGGTGGCTTCTAAAATAAGAAATCATATCAGTCCAGATTTGTTTGTATGTTATGCTTACTATGCTTCGGATAACCCTTTAGAAACTGGTAGTACCCTTTCTTCGGGAGGATTGGGGCTTACAGGTGTTAAGCCTACCTACCTTATCACATTGAGGATTTTAGAAAAAATATTGAATTAA
- a CDS encoding rhomboid family intramembrane serine protease: MFQNIPPITRNLIIINVVVFILGYFLPAGIENFLPAYFPLSPNFRSWQIITHMFMHGGFTHLLFNMIGLWSFGSVLERVLGEKKYLTLYFFSGLGAFILFNVWNYYHFYQLTSSLHQQGVDLASVFRGANLNNPSLNIGAIFGRSDEVAQLQQFLITPMVGASGAIFGVLAAFAVAYPNAGIMILFIPFPIKAKILFPIIIAGSIYLGFTQMAGDNVAHFAHLGGALVGYILIKMWSRNRFRIQ, from the coding sequence ATGTTTCAGAATATACCACCAATCACTAGAAACCTTATCATCATCAATGTGGTTGTATTTATACTAGGTTACTTTTTACCAGCAGGAATAGAGAATTTCTTACCTGCCTATTTCCCTTTGTCGCCTAACTTTAGGTCTTGGCAAATCATTACACATATGTTTATGCACGGAGGGTTTACGCATCTTTTGTTTAATATGATAGGTTTATGGAGCTTTGGTTCTGTTTTAGAAAGGGTTTTAGGTGAGAAGAAATACCTTACACTCTACTTTTTTAGTGGGTTGGGAGCGTTCATTCTATTTAATGTTTGGAACTATTATCACTTCTATCAGCTTACGAGCAGTCTGCATCAGCAAGGTGTAGATTTAGCCTCGGTGTTTAGAGGAGCTAATCTTAACAATCCTTCTTTAAACATAGGAGCTATTTTCGGAAGAAGTGATGAGGTAGCACAATTACAACAATTTTTAATAACGCCAATGGTAGGTGCTTCTGGAGCGATATTTGGTGTGTTAGCGGCTTTCGCAGTGGCTTACCCTAATGCAGGGATTATGATTTTGTTTATACCATTCCCAATAAAGGCTAAAATACTATTTCCAATCATTATAGCAGGGTCTATTTATTTAGGGTTTACCCAAATGGCGGGAGATAATGTGGCACATTTTGCCCATTTAGGCGGAGCATTAGTAGGATATATTCTTATAAAAATGTGGAGTAGAAACCGTTTCAGAATACAGTAA
- a CDS encoding DUF6048 family protein, with product MKIKPIFILFFSVFFLNLSAQDKDSLKTKWKYQPNAMVGVNVLGAGLSVFSKQKNIQFFVSSEIKGKLNGIIEGGYAQNIYDKNAYNATTSGIFGKLGAFYMMVTDAEDRRNGFYAGGKLATAFYQQTYLAIPTKGSLGQVFTTSLPTSRQSSYWVEATVGGRVRLFNSNFFIDVNAQPKYLLYTTKQDGVFPMVVPGFGRSSGKFNMGFAWNLAYYF from the coding sequence ATGAAAATAAAACCCATCTTTATCTTATTTTTTAGTGTTTTTTTCCTAAACCTATCTGCCCAAGACAAAGACAGCCTAAAAACAAAATGGAAATATCAGCCTAACGCTATGGTGGGTGTTAATGTTTTAGGGGCTGGGCTTTCAGTATTTTCTAAGCAAAAGAACATTCAGTTTTTTGTTTCAAGCGAAATTAAAGGCAAGCTCAACGGAATTATAGAAGGTGGCTACGCCCAAAACATCTATGATAAAAATGCTTATAATGCGACTACTTCGGGGATTTTTGGCAAGCTAGGAGCCTTCTATATGATGGTAACCGATGCCGAAGACCGTCGTAATGGATTCTATGCAGGAGGTAAACTCGCTACTGCTTTTTATCAACAAACCTACCTCGCCATTCCGACCAAAGGCTCTCTAGGGCAAGTCTTTACAACTAGTTTGCCCACTTCTCGGCAATCCTCTTATTGGGTAGAGGCTACCGTGGGCGGAAGGGTAAGGCTTTTTAATTCTAACTTCTTTATAGATGTTAATGCACAACCTAAATATCTGCTTTATACCACAAAACAAGACGGCGTTTTCCCTATGGTTGTCCCTGGATTTGGGCGAAGCTCTGGCAAGTTTAATATGGGATTTGCGTGGAATTTAGCGTATTATTTTTAG
- a CDS encoding porin family protein, translating into MKKVLLLAAAITANFYSAQTDSYGLKAGLNISSLSTNIGNEYNSFYSVELDSRSKVGVYLGAYIERKYTEKSSLNAEALLSFQGARLSQTQKISIPSFGYGSSKYNNSMVMSVNFTQLNIPVYYKYKTNERFAIHGGGYLGLTLSSSIEGLTLKNNTLDLGLIAGASYAINNKFSAEARYNLGLLNLDEYYKFKNRTFQLGISYQLK; encoded by the coding sequence ATGAAAAAAGTATTATTGTTAGCAGCAGCTATCACAGCAAATTTTTATTCTGCACAAACGGATAGCTACGGATTGAAAGCGGGATTGAACATATCATCGCTAAGTACAAATATCGGAAATGAGTATAATTCATTTTACTCAGTAGAACTTGATAGTAGAAGTAAGGTAGGAGTTTATTTAGGAGCTTATATTGAGAGGAAATATACTGAGAAAAGCTCTTTAAATGCAGAAGCTCTTTTGTCTTTTCAAGGTGCGAGATTATCACAAACACAAAAAATTTCTATACCTAGTTTTGGATATGGAAGCTCTAAATATAATAATTCTATGGTAATGAGTGTAAATTTTACTCAACTCAATATCCCAGTTTATTATAAGTATAAGACCAACGAGAGATTTGCAATTCACGGAGGAGGATATTTAGGGCTAACATTATCTTCCAGTATTGAAGGATTAACACTAAAGAATAACACTCTTGATTTGGGACTAATTGCAGGAGCATCTTATGCTATTAACAATAAGTTCAGTGCTGAAGCTAGATATAATTTAGGATTACTAAATCTGGATGAATACTATAAATTTAAGAATAGAACTTTTCAATTAGGAATTTCATATCAATTAAAATAA
- the rlmD gene encoding 23S rRNA (uracil(1939)-C(5))-methyltransferase RlmD: MGRKHKNIIIENLKLVSAGAKGVAVGKTTEGKTVLVSGAVPGDTVNARVKKSKKQYYEAEAVEIVEFSQDRVEAQCKHFGVCGGCKWQNLSYEKQLEFKQSEVLNNLKRIGGLTDFESLPILGSPQEYFYRNKMEFSFSNARWLTSEEILNGADIDNKNALGFHIPGMWSKILDLKECVLQETPSNEIRLAVKNYADAHQLEFFDVKNQEGFLRTLMLRQNSKGEWMVLFQFYKEQKEEREALFEYLLNAFPQIKTLVYAINPKPNDSIYDLEVETYYGDGFLIEEMEDLQFKIGPKSFFQTNYQQALALYQKTLEFADLKGNEVVYDLYTGTGTIAQFVARKSKQVIGIESVPEAIAAAKEHAKHNGLDNCTFYCGDMKDIFTDEFLAQHPKADVLITDPPRDGMHQKVVEQILKLAPDKIVYVSCNSATQARDLALMKEHYRVEKILPVDMFPQTHHIENIALLKKI; this comes from the coding sequence ATGGGGAGAAAGCATAAAAACATCATTATAGAAAACCTAAAGTTAGTATCAGCAGGAGCTAAAGGCGTTGCTGTGGGAAAAACCACCGAGGGCAAAACGGTGTTGGTTTCGGGAGCAGTCCCAGGTGATACGGTAAACGCTAGAGTAAAAAAATCTAAAAAGCAATACTACGAAGCCGAAGCTGTAGAGATTGTAGAATTTTCTCAAGATAGGGTAGAGGCTCAATGCAAACACTTTGGGGTATGTGGTGGTTGCAAATGGCAAAACTTGTCTTACGAAAAACAACTGGAATTTAAGCAGTCCGAAGTTCTTAATAATCTCAAAAGAATTGGTGGATTAACCGATTTTGAGTCTTTACCGATTTTAGGCTCTCCGCAAGAGTATTTCTATAGAAACAAGATGGAATTTTCTTTCTCTAATGCGAGATGGCTGACTTCCGAAGAGATACTTAATGGAGCGGATATTGACAATAAAAACGCTTTAGGTTTCCATATTCCTGGTATGTGGAGTAAGATTTTGGATTTAAAAGAATGTGTCCTACAAGAAACACCTTCTAACGAAATAAGACTTGCTGTAAAAAATTATGCCGATGCCCACCAGCTAGAGTTTTTTGATGTTAAAAATCAAGAAGGATTTTTAAGAACGCTAATGCTAAGACAAAACTCCAAAGGCGAGTGGATGGTGCTGTTTCAATTCTACAAAGAACAAAAGGAAGAACGAGAAGCCTTATTTGAATATCTCCTCAACGCTTTCCCTCAAATCAAAACTTTGGTGTATGCCATTAACCCTAAACCTAACGACTCCATCTATGACCTAGAGGTGGAAACCTACTACGGCGATGGTTTTTTAATCGAAGAAATGGAAGATTTACAATTTAAAATAGGTCCTAAATCTTTCTTTCAAACCAATTACCAACAAGCCTTAGCCCTTTACCAAAAGACACTAGAATTTGCCGATTTAAAAGGGAACGAAGTGGTGTACGACCTCTACACAGGCACAGGGACTATTGCACAGTTTGTAGCGAGAAAATCCAAGCAAGTGATTGGGATTGAGTCTGTACCAGAAGCCATAGCTGCCGCTAAGGAACACGCTAAGCATAACGGTCTAGACAACTGCACCTTCTACTGTGGGGATATGAAAGATATTTTTACTGATGAATTTTTAGCTCAACACCCTAAGGCAGATGTCTTAATTACCGACCCTCCTAGAGACGGAATGCATCAAAAGGTAGTAGAACAAATCCTAAAATTAGCTCCAGATAAAATAGTCTATGTAAGTTGTAACTCTGCCACACAAGCAAGAGATTTGGCTCTAATGAAAGAACATTATCGTGTGGAGAAAATCCTTCCTGTGGATATGTTCCCACAAACGCATCACATAGAAAATATTGCCCTACTAAAAAAGATTTAA
- a CDS encoding IS1595 family transposase, giving the protein MLGLNIKSVLELIQTFSSEEVCIRYLETLRWGNVPISPFDETSKVYKCKNNQYTSKYFNVKTDTMFENSKIKLQKWFLAIWLVTSHKRGISSVQLAKDIGVTQKTAWFMLHRIRACFRIENDNELEGIVEADETFIGGKNKNRHKDKKVQHSQGRSFKDKVPVMGILERGEHEIVERPHKVIPNKTIKEKVVYRISKINAYVVDDTKRKSIQPIIYNYVKSNTKLITDEWWAYQGLNTEYNHKIVDHSKKEYVSWQDNTVHTNNIEGSWRLLKGAVSGTYNHVSKKHLQKYVDEFVYRFNLRRVSDQEKFRYLLLNSNVRTKYEELCQKV; this is encoded by the coding sequence ATGTTAGGTTTAAACATAAAATCGGTACTTGAATTGATACAAACCTTTTCTTCTGAAGAGGTTTGTATTCGGTATTTAGAAACTTTAAGGTGGGGTAATGTCCCTATAAGCCCTTTTGACGAAACCTCAAAAGTTTATAAATGTAAAAACAATCAGTACACTAGTAAGTATTTTAATGTTAAAACTGATACAATGTTTGAGAACTCAAAAATCAAATTACAAAAGTGGTTTTTAGCTATATGGTTGGTAACTTCTCATAAGAGAGGTATTAGTTCAGTACAGTTAGCAAAGGATATTGGAGTTACTCAAAAAACAGCTTGGTTTATGTTACATAGAATTAGAGCGTGTTTTAGAATTGAGAATGATAATGAGCTAGAGGGTATTGTAGAAGCAGATGAGACCTTTATAGGAGGTAAAAATAAAAACCGACACAAAGACAAAAAAGTACAACACTCACAAGGCAGAAGTTTCAAAGACAAAGTTCCTGTTATGGGGATACTTGAAAGAGGAGAACACGAAATAGTAGAAAGACCTCACAAGGTTATTCCAAACAAAACTATTAAAGAAAAAGTAGTTTACAGAATAAGTAAAATAAATGCTTATGTGGTAGATGATACTAAAAGAAAAAGTATTCAACCAATTATTTACAACTATGTAAAGTCAAATACAAAGTTGATAACAGATGAATGGTGGGCATATCAAGGATTAAATACCGAATACAATCATAAAATAGTAGACCATTCCAAAAAAGAGTATGTAAGTTGGCAAGATAATACAGTACATACCAACAATATTGAGGGGAGTTGGCGTTTACTGAAAGGTGCGGTTAGTGGCACATACAATCATGTATCTAAAAAACATCTTCAAAAGTATGTTGATGAATTTGTTTACAGATTTAATTTGAGAAGAGTCTCAGATCAAGAAAAATTCAGATATTTGCTGTTAAATTCAAATGTTAGGACGAAGTACGAAGAATTATGTCAAAAAGTGTAA
- a CDS encoding endonuclease/exonuclease/phosphatase family protein — translation MMKILRIIVFIIHLGLLALLYLCMMNAYIPPRIFAELNFLSLAFPILVLGYCLLCLFWILSWKKRGLFFLLALALLLTPIRRWVNYSTENKNAFDFKVVSFNIKAAEAGIANIDYHLESFSPDIILIQEKGDFKEEIESMPYRKEIDILEFYSKTPIIESGRILIDADNGYAGYIDTEIKGKRIRFINVYLKPFELNKDMVKPSTNLTVSEEKAKSLIARFLPVFKAHQTQVEQIRHAVEKSPYPVILGGDFNAVPNSYEYYYLSQNMTDSFLEVGKGLGTTFHDYKFPIRIDYLFSTKEIKPVSLKTNRSRELSDHYPIIGEFSY, via the coding sequence ATGATGAAAATTCTTAGAATAATTGTATTTATTATACATTTAGGGCTTTTGGCATTGCTCTATTTGTGTATGATGAATGCCTACATTCCGCCAAGAATATTTGCAGAACTTAATTTTTTGTCTTTAGCCTTCCCTATTTTAGTTTTAGGCTATTGTCTGTTATGTTTGTTTTGGATTTTGAGTTGGAAAAAGAGAGGTTTATTTTTTCTATTGGCTTTAGCATTGCTTTTAACGCCTATCAGGAGATGGGTTAACTATTCCACAGAAAATAAAAACGCTTTTGATTTCAAGGTGGTTAGTTTTAATATTAAAGCCGCAGAAGCTGGTATCGCTAATATAGACTATCATCTAGAATCTTTCTCTCCTGATATTATTCTAATACAAGAGAAAGGAGATTTTAAAGAAGAGATAGAAAGTATGCCTTACAGAAAAGAAATAGACATTTTGGAGTTCTATTCTAAAACACCGATAATAGAATCTGGGAGAATTCTAATTGATGCAGATAATGGCTATGCGGGTTATATAGACACCGAAATTAAAGGCAAACGGATAAGATTTATAAATGTTTATTTAAAGCCTTTTGAGTTAAATAAAGATATGGTAAAACCAAGCACGAATCTTACTGTTTCCGAAGAAAAAGCCAAAAGTTTAATAGCACGATTTTTACCTGTCTTTAAAGCTCACCAGACTCAAGTAGAGCAGATAAGACACGCAGTAGAAAAATCGCCTTATCCTGTGATTTTAGGTGGTGATTTTAATGCCGTTCCTAATTCTTATGAGTATTATTATCTAAGCCAAAATATGACGGACAGCTTCTTAGAAGTAGGCAAAGGCTTAGGAACTACTTTTCACGATTATAAATTTCCGATAAGGATAGATTATCTCTTTTCAACTAAAGAAATAAAACCTGTTTCTCTGAAAACGAATAGAAGCAGAGAACTGTCTGACCACTACCCTATCATTGGAGAATTTAGTTACTAA